gtggatttttttaaatgtggtttttttttttttttttgatttgttaAGGCCTGCAGCCACGGCAGAAGCGTGCGGGAGGCTCCAAAgcaaggcagcagggctggagaagATCCCAGCTGCCCAGCACGCCGGCAAGGGGCTGCGTGCGTGGAGCAGGCGAGGGGCTGCGCAGCCCATGGAGGGACAGGGCGAGCGCTCGGCCATGCCCATCTGGGGGGAACCCCCCCAGGGAGCAAacggcccccagccccactgctgaAGAGTCCATGGAGGGCTTGGAAACCTCCCCCTCTTCTCCACACACGTGTGCACGCACATACACACGCCTTTTAAATGTGAGTCCAGGAGGAGGGGTAGGGCCAGCAGCTGTGAACACCAACCCCCCatgtcctctccttccttgcagcCTCCATCTCCACCCCCTGAGCCTTGCCCTGCGCCTAACAAGGATGCTCACATCTGGAGAGCTggtggtgggagaggggagggagaaggctcttgcttgtgctGGCAGGCACGGGTTACATCTGCTGCCCAATGGCAGGGGAGGCATGGAAGGAGCTGGTGACATGGGAGACAGCAGCCAGGCCCCTTGCTTCCCAAATACCCATCCCCTTCATAAACAAACGCAAGGGCCACCTTCTCCTGGGGCAGGTAAAGGGCCCAGGCACTCCTACTGGTTTTACTTGGGCTTATAATAAAGCCAGGATTTGGCTTCGGAGTGGAGCCAGCATGCAGTGACCAAGGCAGGCAGGGGCATTCACGGCACCTCGCTggaccctcctcatcctccttccctgcccccccaccccttcccaggGTTTCCTCACTGCTTCATCAGTTAAACCCCAAACAGCAGGACCAGACACTAAACCCTTCCCCTAAAGCCTCGGTTTCCCAAATGGGAAACTCTCCATGCCCCGTGCTCACCCAAACCCTCCCAtggagccagccctgcccaaGCCGGGGCCTTACCGAGccgcggcgggccgggggcaTCGGGGGTCCCGGCGCTGCCTTCCTGGCCACCCGGCTCCCACGACTCGCTGCTCTCCGACACCTCGGAGCCGGCTTCGCATGGTCCTTTCTGGCTCCCCTCCTCAGGGCCGGCgcccctgctctcctcctccgcCTTCCCCGCAAACCACACCTTGAGCTGCTGGGCGCTGAGGTGGGAGCGCTCGCAGAGCCCGGGCAGATcctcctcccgcagcccctTGTGCTTCTCGTAATAGTCTTCCAGCACCTCACGGCCGGCGGGGCTGACCTCCACCAGCCCCGGGGGGAAAACCCCCCGCCTGTAATTCTCATACCACTTCAGCTGCCCGTTCTTGTAGCCGTACCGGCTGTCCCCGAACCAGCGAATGACCTCGGCCCGCGGCAGGCCCGTCTGGGAGACGATGGCGTCATACTCCTGGTTCGTGGGCCGCTGGGTCTGCACAAACATCTGCTTCAGCAAATGCCGCTGCTGGGCcgtttttttaaagttcagtttGGTTTTCGGAGGCGTGGGCGGCCGGCTGGAGCTGCCGTCCCCCTTCTCGTTGGCGGCGGCCGCTGGTGACTCACCTTTGCCGTTGGACTCAGTCACTCGGAGGTTTTTCAGGTTGATTTTGATGGGACTCACCTTCCGCTCCACCGAGTTCGGGTTGTTGCCGGAGGCGTCGACTGAGCCATTTTCGCTCGCAGCCCTCAGCTCATCTGAGGAgtcccccccttccccgccaccattttctgcctcctcctcctcctgccgagcctcctcctccaccttctTATTCTCCTCCGccaccttcttcttcctcctctctgagAACCAGCTATCAATCTCCCTCCGCGTCATCTTCGTTTCCCCCCTCAGGCGGTTCACCTCTTCCTCCGTAGGAAGAGGATTTTGGGCAAAACTGCTCTCCAGGGCCTTCAGCTGTTCCGGCGCCCGCTCTTTGTACTTGGTGGGCGTGAAGTCGGGCGCCTGGTGCCATGACTGCCGCCGCGGAGGGTGGTGAGGGGCTGGCGTGGCCGTGGCCGCCGCGGGGCTCAGCTCGGCTCCTCTGGGCGAGGCGTCGAAGGCTATTTCAGGCAGGGAATCGAGAGCGCTGTCTCCAGGGAAGACGGCCCGGCCGCCTCGCACATTCCTGTAGTGGTACCTCCTATCGCTGAACCATTTTCGAATCTCCTTGGTGGAAAGGCCCGTGATTTTTGTCAGCCGCTCGACTTCAGCCTGGCCAGGGAACTGGTTTCTGCAGAAGCTGCCTTTCAAGGCCGAGAGCTGCTCGTGGGACTTCTTGTTTTTGTACACGTTGGGATCCAGGAAGGTCTGCGAGGAGATGGCCGGGCAGGCAGTGAGCAGCGGCTGGCCACTGTTGACCACCTTCACCCCCGATGCGTTGCTGGAGCTCACCGTGCTGTGCTGCGCCACTGGCTGGGGCTTGGGGACAGAAGTCACTGCCAAGGTGAAGGAGGAGCTGGTGCCCTTCAACCCGTTTGCCATGATGGGCTGCGTGACCAGcagcccccccgtcccctcTGGTTGCCCCACCACGTGGCCCGGTAAAGTTGCCTGAATAAGATGGGGGACGCTCCCGGGATTTGCAACCAGCGGTGTGTTCAAAACTGTAATGGTGGGTTGTGGCACGGACTGAATAACGGTGTTGAACATCTTCTTCCTGGCATCTTCGATCTCCTCCGGTGACCAGCTGATGCCCTGTTTCAACCTCTGGGCAGTGAACCAGATCTTCAGCTGCTCTTCTGGGTACTTCGTCACCACGGTCAAGTAGCAGAGCTCAGCTTTTGTGGGATAGGGGAACTTGTGGAAAGAGTTTTTGAGGAAGCTGTTGGAGTCCATGGCGGCGTTGTACGTTGGAATGCTGCTCAGGGGGATCATCACCTTGGGAAGGGACTTGGATGTAGGTAGCTGCTGATGTAACGGGGGTtgctgctgcagggacacaAGTTGTGCAACACCTGCCTGCAGAACAGGCACATTTCCTATGATGGAGCCATTCACTATATGAGATGATTTTGTGGAAGTTGCAGTGGGCTGGCTGACCGGCACGGACCCGTTTGGGAATGAATGCTCTCCGTCTTTCACCTCCGACTCACTGCCCACCTGACTTGACACATTCTCCTTCAGcgtgtggattttttttgcctctggtTTACCTTTCATTATCTTCATGATGGGGGTTTTGGTAATTATAATTTCAGACTGGCCATCCACCCCTTCTTCAGGGACCTCTCCTGGAAGGTCATGGCTGCTGGCGGCCTCACAGAGACTTTGCTCCACAGTTGTATGATTGTCCTGCTTAGCCACCCTCCAGATGAAGCTTGTTTCACCAGCGTGCGACTCTGCATTGTGGTGCGAGAGCCCTTCATGGCTATTTGCCAGAAAGTTGCACGCAACACACGCAAATGCAGGGTCTTTGCTAAAGTCTAAGTGCTCAGAGTCCAAGTGTCCAAAGAATTGATGAACGTCTTGAGATCCAAAGTCACAAGACTTGCAGATGTAAGTGTCACTATCAGCAATACCGCGGTGCCCATTAGACAAAGCTCCGTTATTACTGTTACTGGCACCAGCATCACTAGCTGCTGGCCCTTCCGCAGGAGCATCTTGTTGCGTTCCTTCACGATCACCTTCCACAGCGTCCAGTTCAGTCTCCTGAAGCACCAGTGTTTTTACTGGTATCATGCAGGGAGTTGTGGATTTTCTTTTGCTAGCCATCACTACAGTTGATCCAGATGatgatttttcttccacttaaatgaaattgaaatttaaaaagcGCTATTGCAAGTGCTCTGTGGTCTAGATTCCAGCAAATTCATGATGTCTCAAGGAGTTGTTGTCAAATGTTCATATTTGCCACCGAACCTGAGgacaaggagagggagaaggggttAGTTCCCTTCGCATTAGACAAAGCACAACTGTCCTGGTATTTAACTGTTTCACTCAATAAAtcattttcagcctttttcGCTGGAAAAATTTAACTTGACCTTGGATTTACTGTAGTTTCACACATACAACCTGTGACTtacctgtttaaaaacaaacacacaaacatgcCTCTTTTACAGCCCGCATTAAATTCTCATTTGAGGGGGAAAACCACCGAATTTTCCCCTCACCCTGCCTTGTTCAGACCCGTCACTGGTGTTTCGGCGGGGAGAGCAGCGCCTGGGCTCCCTGTGCACCCGGGCTGCCGGCTCAGCGGCACACGGGAGGCGATACCAGGCAGGGGCACCCAGGGGTAAACCTGCCTGCTCTCCATCAGAAAAACCTGATGAAAAATCAACACATTCCCCATAGaacatttctatttcttcaaaatcagcattttccaaCCATCCTGTCAGGAAGTCCCTCGCCAGCTCAAAGCACCGTGCCCATGCCAAGGGCTTCTGCCTGCAGAGACgcctgagctctgctgcagggagcaAGGAGGCTGCAGCCAGGGCCATGTATTTAAGCTCTCCACGCTCAGCAAGCCTGCAAAGCAATTGTGAGAGTCCCTCCCCACCCCGTGCACACTTCACTGCTATTTTAACAGCATCTGTCGAGTCTTCAGCTGGAGCTGCAAGAGAAGGTGAGCCCCCAAAACTCAAGGGCAGCATCACACACATGTTCCTGGCTCCCAGccttcccctcccaccaccTCTGCAGCTTTTGGCACTCACACAACTCAGTGCACTGCGGGTATTTCCTAAGAAAACGCAATTTCTCTGCCACACAATCCCATTTTTCTGGGCTTGGGGTGACCAGAGATCTGttacatttaaaacaagaaaagggaaaaaaaaagaaaaaagggattttctttttttttttttttcctgaagctaaAGCAGTTCCAGATCTCTTCCAGCCTGTGGAAggccagggctggctggggcaTTAGCCACAACCTTATTCCTGGCCTGATGCAGCTTTGCCATCTGCACAGCGGATGCTCCGTGCCTGAGATCACGACCCGCGGGCGGTAAAGCTGTCTGCTGGAGCTGGCACCAGAAGGCACTTGCCTGGTGACAGTCCCGATGACAGGGAAGGCAGCACATCTGAGCAACATCTCTGCCGTAACCCTTCCGTGAACCTTTTTTACAgcaactctgcttttttttttttttccctttaaacaCAGGGCTAAAATGGTACTTTTCCAGATTGCAAGGTCACTTGGAAGCATATGGACACACCGATTCATATTACAAAGACTCTGTGCCAGATTTTCCTGGGATTTACAGTAACAGCAATGAAGCTTTATAAAAACACTCATAAAaacttgaacaaaaaaaaaaaaaaaaaaagagaccaacTTACCATCCTACCAGCTGACTCACAGAGGTAAAACTCCTATCAGTTACAACAGTTGTGCCCCAGCAGCCTTCTCATATCAGATATTCTGAGCTGATCTCATGCACCGAGAAATGCAGATCGGGCAAATGACTTCGTGGTGCTTATGCAATACCTCCTCTGCTTATTTTTGTCAGTAGCTTTTAGAACAGAGGAATGAAAGGTCctaatgcaaaaaaatcaaacGGAGGAAGTACAATTTGACCTCTCTAACTTCAttagaattacttttttttttttaaaaaaatcgtTCTGGAAAAAATGATGTTAGCTTTCAAACAGGAGAGCCTGGATGGCTGAGACTGGTCTCAGCAACTCTCAGGCACCATTTAAAAGACTGATGGGAAAACGTAACTTCCCGTTAATGTGGGCTGATCTGAGATTACAACACAGTCCTGTAAATAGTGTTAGTCATCACTGAACTTGGCATCAGGAAAGACTGTTTGCTATGCTAAAGCTTCGTGAAAAGCTAGAAactataactttaaaaaaattctataaataaaaaaaggtattaaagcCGTGATCTGGATTTAGACGGTGCGAATTGCACACTCTCAATACCTGCTTTATGCCACTCTCATCCCGCCTTCTCGTGGTTAGTCTTTCCCTCTTCAGAGGGCCAGAAAGTTACTCATTAGCAAGTCGAATACTTGGATGACTATGAATGGGCTTTGCTATTCAGTGGGGAACAGCATCCATTTGACACCAATCCCAAGATCCTCATTTTTGATGCTAAGTTAAATATTACACAATCTAGCAGGGTAGGATGACCTTTCCAAGTCCAGACCATTAGGAGAAAAACAGTAAGATCAGCCTGAAGGCTACAAAATATAGCTTTAAAGGCTGAAAGGGGTTTCACATCAGGGAAGCAATGGTAAAAGTGaattcttatttaattttattctgcagctctgccacaggTCAGGGAGAAACTGCTGGGCCCTCTGCAAGCTTTTTCGTTTCCAGCAAACTCCTGATAGAGATCCAGTTCCTGAGTCTCCATTACCGAGACAGCTCGAGTCCCAGCCAGATCCTACCTAGTGTTCATGGAGTCGCCAGATATCAAAAAGGATGATTTTTATCTGCCAAGAGAGTAAACTCGATAGAGAGCAACCGAGATACACAAAGACCCCCATTGTGCCATGTTAATGGAGTGCCTCTCCCGAGCACGCCGGCACTATTATTTTGGGTAAATGTGAACGGCCTGATCCACCTACGGAGAACCTAAAAGCTCTGCATTTCATTTACCAGCACATTTCCATCAAGCTCCGTGCTCTCTCCAATGACTTTCGTTAAAAACGCAATCAAAGCGGCCCCAGCCGCCACGGCTCTCCTGCTGGGGCTCCAATATTAATGCCACCTGAGAACACAGATTGCAAATATAGCTGGAAGTGAATCACAGCGCCaatttactggggaaaaaaaaaaaattaatcaagtGTACTGTTTGTCCGTTTCATTTCCACGGAATAGTTGCATAACCACATGTTCGGAGCATGTTTTATTCACTGCTCACCTTCTGGAATGCACTAATACTTTAATACACCACTAATATATAACAGAATGGATAATTCACCGATTTCGCTTTCATTAAAGTAAGCGAGGCCGTTTTAATGGATAGGGTAAATTAATAGCAGAAAAATTAATCAATTAAAAACCAGCCTTACAACGGAGCTCATACAGCACCGCAAATGGCTCAGACCAATCTGTACAGCCATGTGTGATGAACCTGACTTCCTCTGTATTATTTTATGATGAACTGGAGCAAAGAGACATTAGCTGAATGGAATAGCTATCTGGCAGCCAGGAAGACAAAGGGATTGTACTTAAATTCATGGTTCCTACTTAATTTATAACTGCTAATTTAATAGCGAGGTAGCAGACTAAGCAGGTCAAATGACCTGTGCACCTAAACCTGCCACTGCTGTTGGAAATTTGAGGGAAAACTGACTTAAAGCAAAGTCAAACCGATTCGGTCCCAGTGATGCTCCCACAGAAACCAATGGTGGAGGGAAGGGCAGCCCAAAGGCTCCCTCGTCCGGGTCGGATCCCAGCCCAGCACATGGCTGGTGGTACGTTTCTCTTGTATCTAAAGCACCAAGAATTGACCCTGGAGCCAATGCATGTTCGCTCACACGACAGCAAGACAACTGTGCATTTGCACAAGGCGGGCATGAACCCAGGTGAATGGCTTGGGTTGGGTTGTGGTTCCCCATCCTTGATGTACGGTCGTGATCGCTTGTCTGCACAGCTCCCAACataaaagagttaaaaaaatcaccacaaGAAAGATCTGCTCCACTGGTAGATGCAGTTTTACGCTGTCGTCACCATGTCATGGCTACAGGGACAGCCAGGTTGGTGGCCACCCATCGGTTTCTCACGGGTTGCGGGAAGAGGCAAGCCCCGTACCCGAGCCAGCGGCGAGGGCAGGGGGAGCCGCAGGCTGAGCTCGCTCCTACGCTGCCCAAGTCTGCCCATCTCTCCTCCGTGTAGGAGGCCCTCAAAGGCCACACGCCAGCAACCCACCTCCAGCTCACAAACAAGTACAAGGACCACCACGAGAGCAAttcaaaaaacaacaacagaggAAGATGGAAACTGTGAAATCCAGGATCCCAATTGATGAAAacactgcagcatttctgctAGAGACAGCCCAGAACCTACAACACTGCCATGAGCACTCCTCTCCCGCAACGCTCCCCGTACCAAccctctttcctccccagcccagcagccttcCCGTCCAGGTACACACCGCTaaccctctgcagagcagctttgCTTCCACTGAGGAAAACAATGCCGAGACCGGTCAAAGTGAGCTTagcaatttcagaaaatttaCTTCTGCAGAGATTAACAAAGGGAGGTTTCGAAATCTGCACTGCTGAGTATGAACTTTCAGCTTTTTCCAGCTTGGCTGGATATAactggtttggttttaaatgtttcagtgaaTTAACGAGTTAGGTTGTTAATGCAAAACATTCATTCCGTGCAGTGCCAAGGTCCCCAGTTAGAAGATTAATTTTTGTGACCTTTTGCAAACCTCGCCTAGAAACAACAACCAGAAAACCCACCAGCCAGCACACAGCCGGGCACAGCAGCTCCGGTCCCACCGCCCGGGCATGGGGACAACAGGACACTTGCCCTtctctgtccccagcccagccagctcCTGGATGCCCAACGCTCACACCGGGGACAAGGCTCCACACAGACATGTAGGATGGCTACGTACCCTACTGTGGGCTCTGGTGCTggatgcagctctgctgaagagtGAATgcccagttaaaaaaaaaaaaaaaaaaaaaaaataaaaatcaacaccaaaatagaagtaaaataacagttttctcAACACTTTCGGTGCCTGCTATGCAGGCAGACACACTCCCCAGGTCAGAGACAAAGTGGATGTTTCTGTCTCATACGAAGCCAAGCACAATATTGGCACTTTAAATAAGAgcgttttgtttttaagcagaaattCTGCAGGCCCTGGCTGATAGCATaaaaaggggggtggggggaagagggggggggggggaaaaaaaaatcaaagaaggaaaaaaaagttgatgttTGAgactttttgtttctccccttCAGGCTCTACCTCCAGCCAGGCCCAGAAGATGCACGTCTGTTTTTGGGAAGCCCACAGATGACTTCCCAACTCCCCACTGGTAATTAGCAAGGAAAGGCCAGTAAATAAAAGATCCCTGTGGCCAGCTCCAACGAGTGGGTGCTCTCTGCAGCACCCAGTTCCAAGAGCTGATccaccttccccttcccaccacCAAGCACCTGAGAGGGAAATCCCACCGTGTTTCGCAGCAGGTCCCCCCCCTAGCACAGCAGACACCTGGTTTGTGGTGGGTGCCAGCTCAGTGGCCTGGGACCGGGTGCATTTACCTGGGTGCCATGGAGGGGACGAAAAACAGGTCCAGGCAGCAGCGAGCGCAGGCGTACGTGGGCCACAGCCCCACGGCTGCCCCTATTGCCAGCCACAGCTGTCTTGGGACTCTCACGTTGGGCATTAACATTTGCTCTGCATTCAGAGTCCGTTCATGAGAATTCATGTAGGTTTTTCAccagttttattaatttattgccaaaaCGTGCCCAGTGTGGGCtggcaggagagaggaaggcTGGAGACTCCTGCACTTCCCAGACCGAGGTGAGAAGGGGCAAAGGCTTGTTCCCCGGCCAGCTGCTGACCCACGCCAGCTCTCACCTGGATTTCATCGCCACGGCTGTAGAGCCACAGGCTTTGGTTACAACAAAAGCATCACAAAGCGCGGGGAGAAGGCACGCAGCACCATCACCAACGGGCTTCGAGGGCACAGCCCCCTGCCAGGAACGGGGCAGCTACTGCTAATCCATCCCAGGGACACACTACGTGGATGGACACGCTCCAGCAACTTGGCAAAGACCTCTCCAGGCTACATCCCTGTGATTCGATACAGACAGGCACAGTTAGAGGGAGCAGCCCACCTCTCCAGAGCAAATCCCAATTTCCCAGGTGAGGATGGGATCTCTCTTTCAGCCatgccagcacagctctgtaacagagaagaaaaggcaagatTTGGCAGGGCTGAGCTCCTGTTCCCAGTCTGCGGCTGTGAATCCCAGCTAGCTGGGGCCCAGCATCCTCTCTGAGTGAATTTGCAAAGCCTGCAGCTGGAAGGGAAGTCACGGGATGGGACCATCTCCAGCAGCCTAAAAATACCAGCAGCAGAGCATCACCCCAGCTCTCCACAAGCGGTGCACATCTCCATGCCATGCCCTTCTGGCACCTGAAGGTAGCATCTGCTGCCCAGAGCCTGGTCCATAACCCAGACCAAGGTCATGACACACTTAATTCTTTTGGGGTTTAACCCCATACGAGACTGCAAGCTCCCATGAATGAACAATTAATGAGATTTTCCCCTCCAGAGCAGACCGCTACCACATTAACACCGCAGGCACTCAAAATTCAGGTGCTCTCAACAAGGCAAACAACCAACAATAAAATAACGGCAACCCGAGAGAAGCCACGCAGGCAAGAAAAGCCTCTTCGCATCTTATTATTTTGCACTGCACAAATGTACAAACACACGCACAAATTTCAGCAGTTTCCAGCTTCAAGCAGCATCACATAGTCAACATTTGTACTAAGGAACAATTTCTCTTTATGTTGACTGGTCAGGGTGCTTTGTAGCTTAAGCCTGGCTTTGAAAACGCGGGTACAGTCTAAAGGCAGTGGAAGCCGGTTGACCGAACAATCGTATTCATTCTCCATTACTTGGCAGGCCAAGAGTAGAAAAGCGTCTTTCCCATTTAGGCTCGTTAAACAGAGCTATTCATTAAAATTTCGCCCTTCTACAAACCGCTGCGCTTCTCCATTTAAAATCTGCCTTTAAGAGCAGACCTCTCTCCTCTGCCCCGCAACGCTCCTCGTCGCGCCGTTTCAAGTCGTCGCCCATGACGAGCTGTGTTTTCGGGTTGCTCTCGTGCttccagaacagcagcagctcgCCTTCGCCGTCGTTACCTGGGTAGAGGCTGGCTTGCTGCCTTAGCACTCGGGGACTAATGGTAATTATgtccgcctttttttttttttttttttttccagatgagcACAAAACCGAGCGAAATGGAAGGCTAGAAAGGGGTGGCTGAAACAGAACGCGATTAGAGTATAAAAATAGGTCACTAGGATAATATAACCTTTAGACTATTGGCAACGTGCCCCTCTCAGAGACAAGCCTGCGTGCTATATTTCAGGAAAtgtcaggaattaaaaaaaaaaaaaaaaacaacccacaacgcacatcaaaacaaaaccactgatCATCCCTCGGAGCTTTGCGTGCTTCTGTTTGAACATCACCAACATTAATTCACTCACGCCTTTTCCTCTGCCCTCATCCATTTGATGGagcacaaaataaatgttatgcAATCATATCATTAacaccttccaaaaaaaaaaaaaaaagtctcttttggCACAGAGGCTTCATTACAGATTTGCTCCGAGTTACACTACCTCAGGAGGGTTCACAGTCCCAGCATCCCAGGGACCCACCTCCACAGCTTCGATCCTCACATTTTGTCCATGTTGCAAAACATTCCTGGCGTT
The sequence above is a segment of the Nyctibius grandis isolate bNycGra1 chromosome 28, bNycGra1.pri, whole genome shotgun sequence genome. Coding sequences within it:
- the ZHX3 gene encoding zinc fingers and homeoboxes protein 3 — protein: MASKRKSTTPCMIPVKTLVLQETELDAVEGDREGTQQDAPAEGPAASDAGASNSNNGALSNGHRGIADSDTYICKSCDFGSQDVHQFFGHLDSEHLDFSKDPAFACVACNFLANSHEGLSHHNAESHAGETSFIWRVAKQDNHTTVEQSLCEAASSHDLPGEVPEEGVDGQSEIIITKTPIMKIMKGKPEAKKIHTLKENVSSQVGSESEVKDGEHSFPNGSVPVSQPTATSTKSSHIVNGSIIGNVPVLQAGVAQLVSLQQQPPLHQQLPTSKSLPKVMIPLSSIPTYNAAMDSNSFLKNSFHKFPYPTKAELCYLTVVTKYPEEQLKIWFTAQRLKQGISWSPEEIEDARKKMFNTVIQSVPQPTITVLNTPLVANPGSVPHLIQATLPGHVVGQPEGTGGLLVTQPIMANGLKGTSSSFTLAVTSVPKPQPVAQHSTVSSSNASGVKVVNSGQPLLTACPAISSQTFLDPNVYKNKKSHEQLSALKGSFCRNQFPGQAEVERLTKITGLSTKEIRKWFSDRRYHYRNVRGGRAVFPGDSALDSLPEIAFDASPRGAELSPAAATATPAPHHPPRRQSWHQAPDFTPTKYKERAPEQLKALESSFAQNPLPTEEEVNRLRGETKMTRREIDSWFSERRKKKVAEENKKVEEEARQEEEEAENGGGEGGDSSDELRAASENGSVDASGNNPNSVERKVSPIKINLKNLRVTESNGKGESPAAAANEKGDGSSSRPPTPPKTKLNFKKTAQQRHLLKQMFVQTQRPTNQEYDAIVSQTGLPRAEVIRWFGDSRYGYKNGQLKWYENYRRGVFPPGLVEVSPAGREVLEDYYEKHKGLREEDLPGLCERSHLSAQQLKVWFAGKAEEESRGAGPEEGSQKGPCEAGSEVSESSESWEPGGQEGSAGTPDAPGPPRLETD